From the Salipiger sp. CCB-MM3 genome, the window GAAGGTAGCCTTGCCGCCCGAGGGCGGCAAGGTGGTGCTCAGACCGTATCGAGATAGATTTCTACCTGCTCCTGCGGCGAGAGTTCGGCCATGTAGAGCTGCTCTTGCCGTTTGGTCAGCAGCAGGTTGCGGATCAGTTCGGGCGGCAGGATGCGCGGCATGATTGGGCTGGCCTCGAAGGCGTCCATCGCCGATTCCCAGTCGGTGGGGATCGTCGGCAGGTCCTGCGCGTAGGCGTTGCCGGTAATCGGTGCGGGCGGCTCCATCTCGTCCTCGATCCCGGCCAGCGCCGCGCCGAGGATGGTGGCCATCAGCAGATAGGGGTTCACGTCGCCGCCCGCCACGCGATGCTCGATGCGCCGCGCCGCCGGGCTGCCCGAGGGCACGCGGATCGCCGCGGTGCGGTTCTCATAGGCCCAAGAGATGCCGCAGGGCGCGTGGTTCTCGGGGATCAGCCGGTCGTAGGAGTTGAGATGCGGCGCAAAGATCAGCGTGCTGTCGCTCATGGCGTTGACGCAGCCGCCAATGGCGTGGCGCAGCACGTCGGTGCCTTTGGGGCCACCGTCGTCGAAGATGTTGTTGCCGTCCTCGTCGAGCACCGAGAAATGCATATGCATCCCCGAGCCGGCGTAATCCTCGTAGGGTTTGGCCATGAAGGAGGCGGCAAAGCCGTGGCGGCGCGCCAGCCCCTTCAGCAGCATCTTGAACAGCCACGCATCGTCGGCGGCGCGCAGCGCATCGTCCTGATGCATCATATTGATCTCGAACTGACCCAGACCCGCCTCGGAGATGGCGGTGTCGGCGGGGATGTCCATGTCCTCGCAGGCGTCGTAGAGATCGGTGAAGAAGATGTCGAACGCGTCGAGCGCGCGGATCGAGAGCACCTCGGCGGCTTTGCGGCGCTTGCCCGAGCGGGGCGAGACCGGCACCTGCAGCTTGCGGGTGCTGTCGTCGATCAGGAAGAACTCCATCTCCAGCGCCACCACGGGGGTCAGCCCGTGTTTCTTGTAGCGGCGGACCACCTGCGCCAGCGCGTGGCGCGGATCGCCCTCATAGGGTTTGCCGCCCTCGTGGAACATCCAGATCGGCAAAAGCGCGGTGGGGGCCTCGAGCCACGGCATCGGCACAAAGCCACGCTCAGTGGGCTTGAGTACGCCATCGCGGTCGCCGCTTTCAAACACCAGCGGGCTGTCGTCGATGTCCTCGCCCCAAATGTCGAGGTTGAGGGCCGAGAAGGGGAAGCGGGTGCCATCCTCGACGACCTTATGGGCGAAACGGGAGGGCACGCGCTTGCCGCGTGGCTGGCCGTTGAGATCGCAGGCGGCGACGCGGATGGTGCGGACCTGGGGGTTCTTGCGGAGCCAGGTTTTCGGGTCTGTCATGGTCTATCCGGAAATTTGATCAAATTAAGCGTAGCGACTCGGATGCACGCTGGCAAGCGGGGGGGTGGCGGGAAGAGAGGAGTATTTTTGGAAAGATGAAAGAGCGGGCGCGCAGAGAAGCCGCCTGCCACGCGAAATATGGCCGGGCGCCCGGACTCCGGGGCTGACAGGTGCCAGGGTATGGTGGGGGCCTTGGGTAAGGGCGCTCAGGCGGCGCGCCTTGCGTCCGCTCCGTCAGCGCAGCAAGAGCCGCGGACGCATCCGCATCTTCTGGCGACGCTCTTTGGGCAGATGCCGGTTCAGCCGCTTGTTGATCAGCCCGAAGACGCCGACCACGCAGAGTGTCAGCAGGATGAAATAGCCCGCAAGGATCGGGTAGGGGATGAACGGGTTGAAGGTCTTGTCGGCGAAGTAATTCGCGTAATAGAGCGCGTCGCCCCGCTGCTGCCACGCCGGAAAGCCCGAGAAGAACACCAGCGTGGTGGCGTGGAAGAGGAAGATCGCCTCGTTGGTGTAGGCGGGCCACGCGAGGCGCAGCATGGTCGGCCAGACGATGCGGCGGAAGCGCGGGAGCCCCGAGAAACCGTAGGCGTCAGCCGCCTCCACATCGCCCTTGGGCACCGAAAGCAGCGCGCCGTAGAAGATCTCGCCCGAATAGGCGGCGGTGTTGAAGAACAGCACGATCGCCGCGCCCAGCCACGCCGAGGTCAGCGGATCGAAGACCGGCGAGACGCTCTTGAGGCTGAGGAACAGGAAGTAGGCAAAGAAGAACTGGATGAAGAGCGGCGAGCCGCGGAACACGAAGATCACCCATTCCGCCAGCTTGCGCAGCGGGGTGATCTTCGATGCCTTGCCCATGGCCAGCGCCGTGGCGAGGCAGAAACCGGTGATCAGGCTGACGATGCCGAAGTAGATGTTCCACAGCATGCCCGAGCCGATCAGTGTGAACTGCTGGCACAGGGTGAAATTGTCGCGCGGCAGCAGCCGCTCGCCGATGCCGATCGAGCGCAGCCCGTAGTCCGCGATGGTTTCCCAGCAGCTCATGAGGCCTTCCTCTGCGCTTCGCCGCCCATGGTCGCCTGACCGTGGGTGAGGCGCTTCATGATGCGGTCAAGGACGATCTCCGACACGCGGGTGAAGACCAGATAGAAGACCAGCAGCGCCGCGAAATACCACACCCGCCAGTCGGGGTGCGGATAGTCGGTGAAGCGCGCGGTCTTCGAGCCGCCGAGTTCGCGCGCCCAATAGACGATGTCCTCGACCCCCAGCAGGAACAGCAGCGGCGTCGCCTTGATCAGCACCATCCACAGGTTCGACAGGCCGGGCAGCGCATAGACCCACATCTGCGGCACGAGGATGCGCCAGAAGGTCTGGCGCCGGGTCATGCCATAGGCCTCGGCGGTCTCGAGCTGGGCGTGTGGCACGGCGCGCATGGCGCCAAAGAGCACATTGCCCGCGAAAGCCCCGAAGACGATGGCGAAGGTCAGCACCGCCAGCGAGAAGCCATAGGTCTCATGCACCCATTGTGCCGCGGTCGACAGCGGCAGCTTGGCCTCGGCGCAGACCACGAAGTCATTGCCCTGCCGGATCGGCTGATCCCAGTCGGGGCATTTCACTTCGTGGCGGATCCACTCGAAGAACTGGTCTAGGGCGATGACAAAGAACAGGAAAAAGGCGATGTCCGGCACGCCGCGCACGATGGCGATATAGCCCTTGCCCAGCCACGACAGCGGCGGGAAGGGGGAGCGGGCCGCCATGGCGCCGCCGAAACCGAAGGCCAGCGCCACCGGCGCGGTGATCGCCAGCAGCAGCAGCACGGTGCCGACCGAGACATAGATCGACATGTGCTTGCCCGTGGTCAGGTAGCAGCTCAGCCAGCTCAGGCCAGAGATCGCGTCGGGGTCGGTACACCAAGAGAACATGTCGGATCAGCCGTCGAGGGGGCCGGACAGGCCCCCTCGTCTTGGGGCGCTCAGAACGGAGCGCCGATTTCCCATTTCACGAGCAGCTCGTTGAGCGAGCCATCGTCCTTCATGGACTGGATCGCCGCGTCGAACTTCTCTTTCAGCTCGGCGTCGCTCTGGCGCAGGCCCATGCCGACGCCGCCACCGATCAGCTCTTCCTGTTCGAGCAGCACCACGTCGTCGCTCTCGTCGGCGACCGGCGCGAGATAGCTCTTGTCGGCCAGAACCGCGTCGGCTTCGCCGCTGCGCACGGCGGCGACGGTCTCGTCCGGGGTGGCGTATTCCACGAGGGTTGCGCCCATTTCAGCGACGAAGGCGGCCTGAATGGTGCCGGTCTGCGCGGCGATCACCGCGCCCTTCAGATCGACGTCTTCCATGCCCGAAAGCACGAGGTAGGCCGAAGGGTCTGGCTGGGTGTAGTTCTGGGTGAAGGCGATGACTTCGGCCCGCTCGGGGGTGATCGACATGCCAGCCATGATCGTGTCGTAGTTGCCCGACACGAGGTTGGGGATGATCGAATCCCAATCGTTGGTCACCCACTCGCAGGTCACTTCGGCGCGGGTGCAGAGCTCGTCGCCCAGTTCGCGCTCGAAGCCGTCCACTTCACCGCTGTCGTTGATGAAGTTGTACGGAGGGTAGGCGCCCTCGGTGCCCATGCGCACCACGTCCTGTGCCAGCGCGACGCTGGCGGTCATCGCCAGCGCGGCGGTGCCGAGAAGGATGGATTTCATGTAACTTGCTCCCTGGTTTACGCGTCCGATTGCGGTTCTTGGCCGCTTGTCAGACATGGCTGGTCGACCGCAGGAAGCCCTGCAGTCGTTCCGATTTCGGCGCGCCGAACAGCTCGGCCGGGGCGCCTTCTTCCTCGATGCGCCCCTTGTGCAGGAACACCACGTGATCGCTCACGTCATGGGCCATCTTCATGTCGTGGGTGACGATGATCATGGTGCGGCCTTCGGCGGCCAGATCCTTGATCACCTTGACCACTTCCTGCTCCAGCTCGGGATCGAGCGCCGAGGTCGGCTCGTCAAAGAGCAGCGCCTCGGGCTCCATGCATAGCCCGCGCGCGATCGCCGCGCGCTGTTGTTGGCCGCCGGAAAGCTGCGCCGGGAAGACGTCGGCCTTGTCGCCGATGCCGACCTTGTCGAGATAGCGCCGCGCGGCGGCCTCGACCTCGGCGCGCGGACGGCCGAGCACGGTGAGCGGCGCTTCCATCACGTTCTGCAGGATGGTCATATGGGCCCAGAGATTGAACTGCTGGAACACCATGGAAAGATTGGTGCGCATGCGCAGCACCTGCTTGGGGTCCGCCGGGCGGCGATTGTGCCCGGAGCCGTGCCAGCGCACCGGCTCGCCCTTGAACAGGATCTCGCCTTGCTGGCTGTCTTCAAGCAGGTTGCAGCAGCGCAGCAGAGTGGATTTGCCCGAGCCCGAAGATCCGATCAGCGAGACGACGTCGCCGCGCTTGGCGGTGATGCTGACGCCCTTGAGGACTTCAAGCTCGCCATAGGCCTTGTGCAGATCGCGGATCTCGATGACGGGATCGAGGGTCTTTGCGTTGGCTGGGGCGTTGGCAGGAGCGGGATCGGTCAAGCCTCACCTTCTTGGGCAGTTGCTGAATCTGGCGGCGAGAATGGGCGAAAAGCAGCCCCGATGTCCATGCGCAAAACAGCAGGCTCTGCCGGGTTTGCGCGGCGTAAATGGGCAATTGCCCGGAAATCAGCCGGATGGACGGAGTCTCAGCCCGCGGCTTCGACCCTTTGCCGGGCCAGCGCCGAATCTCTGTCGTTGATGCCGAGCAGGTTCGACACCAGCCGCAGCAGCGCGTCTTCCTCGTCGTCGCGGCTGCCGTCGGCCAGCGCCACCTGCCACAAGGCCTCGATCACCGCGATGCGATCCTCATAGGCTACGGCGTCCTTGATCGCGCGGGTGAAACGCACGGTATCGGGGGCCTCGGCCTCCAGCGCCTCGGCCTCGCGGCGCAGCTTGCTGGCCTCGAAGGGCGACAGGCCATAGCGCGTCGCGGCGATGCGGTCGATCCGGTCCTGTTCGGACTGGTCGTAGGTTTCATCGGCCCGTGCCACACGCACGAGCAAAGCGCAGAGCGCCAGCCGCGCATCGGCGTCGGGCAGGAGCTCGGGGCCGGGATCGACCAGCCGTTTCAGGAAATCCGCAAACATAGGCAAGATATAGCCGCCTCTTGCCGCCGCGCCAACGGCAGAGCGTGACGGGCGTCGCACGAAGCTGTGTGCGACGGTTTCCGCCTTCGTCTAGAGGCAAATATCCCGGGGGAAATCCGCGCCAGCGGATTGGGGCAGAGCCCCCAGCTACGGCCAGCTACAGTTGGTCAATTCGCGCGATTGGGCGCGGCAAGATCCTGCGGCGTCACGAAAAGCAGATGTTCCGACAGCCATAGCGCGCTCTGCAGCGAGGCGGCGGGCGCTTCGGCGTCGGCCATGACTTCATAGAGACAATGCGCCAGCGCCAGCCGCTCGCGATAGCCGACCGCGCGGGCCAAAAGCGCGGCGAAACAGGCGGTGTCGGGGGCTGCCGCCGCGACGGCCTGACAGGAGATGCGCATCTCGGCGGCCTCGCGCGGGGTCAATTCGTGGCGGCGGGCCAGAACCGCATCGACCACCGACACGCGCAGCAATGGCGGCTGGCCTTGGGCTTCGGCGGCGGCGCGCAGCAAAAGCGCCCCGAGCGCCAGCGGCACATCGCAGGGTTCGAGCGGCGTTGCCTCGGGGGCTGCCATCCAGAATTTCAGACCGCGCGGCAAAGTCTTAGCCTAGGTGCGCGCGGCTGCGCATATGCGTGAACCGTGTCATTTCGGCCCTGTTCGCTGAGTGTCGTCTGACTTACTTTGCGTCAGGTTCCGGCGGCGGGCAATGGTCTTGCGCGGTCAGCGCGCGGCCTTGGCACGGCGCAGCCGATCGGTGAGGGCGCTTGCCGCCTCGGACAGACCCCACGGCGGGTTCACCACGAACATGCCCGAGCCGATCATCCGATGATTTTCGCGCACGGGGGGAAAGCGGATCTCGTGGCAGAGCGCGTCGGGGAAATCCTCGGTCAGCGCCGCCAGCATCGGCACATGCGCGGCGGAACTGAGGATCGGATACCAGAGCGCAAGCACGCCGACGTTCCACTTCTTGTTGATCTGGCGAAAGAATTTCGGGATCTCGACGTAGTCCTGCTTGAGCTCATAGGGCGGATCGACGAGCAGCACGCCGCGCCGGGGCTCTGGCGGGCAGAGGCTGTGGGCGAGGGCGAATCCATCCTGCCGGTGCAGCGTCACATTGGGCGCGCGCAGTGCCAGCGTCAGCGCCTGATGCTCTTGCGGGTGAAGCTCGGCGAGGTGGATTTTATCGTTCGGGCGCAGCAGCTTGGAGGCGATGAGCGGCGAGCCCGGATAGGCGTTCGGCCCATGTTCGCGGCGCACCGCATCCAGCGCGGCGAGATAGGGATGATCCTGCCCGAAGATGCCCGCATGGGCGCCGATGCCCTGCGCCGCCTCGCCGGTTTTTACCGCCTCGTCGGAGGTCAGATCATAGAGCCCGCGACCGGCATGCGTCTCGATATAGGTGAGCGGTTTGTCCTTCTTCGTGAGGTAGGACAGCAGCTCTGCAAGCAGCGCGTGCTTTTGCAGATCGGCGAGGTTCCCGGCGTGGAAGGCGTGTTGGTAGGAAAGCATCTGGGCCTCGGAGCAGGGGGGCACAAGCGATGCACAAAGCATGCACAACCCATGCATATGCCGCAGCAGATAGCCCTTGCGGCGCGCCCTGTCGAGCCAGTGGCCTTTGGCGCGCGCTTTCGGCCTGCCGCTGCGGCGGGCAGGGCAAGAGCGCGGCGGCGCAAATGCGAGCAACAGAGCGCCCACATCGGCGGAGCGGGTGGTTCGGCCTTGCGGGGCCCTGAAGCGCGCGCGATGCTGCCCCAATTGACGGAAGAAATTTTTGAAAATTTTTACGCGCGGCTGCGAGAGGACGGGACGCCCCTCTGCCGCGCCGAGGAGCGAAACCGTGACAATCGAGGACTTCATGACGGCGGCCGAGGGCCGCCCGAGCGGCTTTGACTATATGCGACTGCTGCTCTCGGTTCTGGTTCTGGCAATTCACAGCGTGCAGATCGCCTATGGGCAGCAATTCTACATGGAGGTGATCTGGAGCCATTTCCCCAGCGACGGGCTGGCGATGACCGTGCTGCCGATGTTCTTTGCCCTGTCGGGCTTTCTGGTGGCGGGCAGCCTTTATCGCTGCCGCACGCTGTTTTCCTTCATGGGGCTGAGGTTCATCCGCATCTATCCGGCGCTGGCGGTGGAAGTGGTGCTGTCGGCGGTGGTGCTGGGGCCGCTGGTGACCTCGCTGGCGTGGCCCGAGTATTTCGCCGCCGAGGAGTTTGCCCGCTATCTGCTCAACGCCACTGGCCATGTGAGCAACGAGTCGATGTATCTGCCGGGGGTCTTCGCGGGCAACCCGCAGGAAGGCTTGGCGAACGGCCAGCTGTGGACCGTGCCCTATGAGCTTTATTGCTACATCGGCCTTGGCCTTCTGACGCTGCTTGGCGCGCGGCGCGACCGGCGCGTGCTGCTGCTGGGTCTGCTGGCCTTCCTGACGCTGTCGGTGGTGAAGATGGGGCTGAACACCGGCTGGCATTTCGACCCTTGGGTCGGCACGGTCACCGGACGGGCGCTGGTGCTGGCCTTCGTCTGCGGTGTCTGCCTGCATGCGTGGCGCGAGGTGATCGCCGTGCGGTTTGGATTCGTGCTGGCAGGCGCGGTGATCGCGGTGATCGCGTTCAGCCTCAGCGGGCTGGGCCAATACGTGGGGATTTTCGCGATCTCTTACGTGACGGTGGGGCTGGGGTTGATGAATGCGCCGCGGCTTGGCGTGCTGAAGCGGGCCGATCTCAGCTATGGCATCTTTCTTTATCACTTCATCATCGAGCAGCTGGTGGCCTATCTGCTGCCCGGTCTGCGCGAATGGTATTGGATCACGCTGGTGTCGCTGCCGGTGACGGCGCTGGTGGCGCATCTGTCGTGGGTGCTGATCGAGCGCCCGGCGCTGCGGCTGCGGCGGCATGTCTTTGCGCTGGAAGGCTGGGCGGTGGGCGCGATGCCCGCGCTGGCCGGGCGCGGCGCGCTGCGGTGATCCGCGGGCGCAGGCCCTATCGCAAAAAGGCCCGGACGTATGCCCGGGCCTTTTCGAATTCTGTGAGGGTGGCGCTCAGACCAGACGCGAGGCTTCTTTCGCGGCGCGCACGAAATCCTTGAAGAGCGGGTGCGGATCGAAGGGCTTCGATTTCAGTTCCGGGTGGAACTGCACGCC encodes:
- a CDS encoding glutamine synthetase family protein, which translates into the protein MTDPKTWLRKNPQVRTIRVAACDLNGQPRGKRVPSRFAHKVVEDGTRFPFSALNLDIWGEDIDDSPLVFESGDRDGVLKPTERGFVPMPWLEAPTALLPIWMFHEGGKPYEGDPRHALAQVVRRYKKHGLTPVVALEMEFFLIDDSTRKLQVPVSPRSGKRRKAAEVLSIRALDAFDIFFTDLYDACEDMDIPADTAISEAGLGQFEINMMHQDDALRAADDAWLFKMLLKGLARRHGFAASFMAKPYEDYAGSGMHMHFSVLDEDGNNIFDDGGPKGTDVLRHAIGGCVNAMSDSTLIFAPHLNSYDRLIPENHAPCGISWAYENRTAAIRVPSGSPAARRIEHRVAGGDVNPYLLMATILGAALAGIEDEMEPPAPITGNAYAQDLPTIPTDWESAMDAFEASPIMPRILPPELIRNLLLTKRQEQLYMAELSPQEQVEIYLDTV
- a CDS encoding tellurite resistance TerB family protein is translated as MFADFLKRLVDPGPELLPDADARLALCALLVRVARADETYDQSEQDRIDRIAATRYGLSPFEASKLRREAEALEAEAPDTVRFTRAIKDAVAYEDRIAVIEALWQVALADGSRDDEEDALLRLVSNLLGINDRDSALARQRVEAAG
- a CDS encoding acyltransferase family protein; amino-acid sequence: MTIEDFMTAAEGRPSGFDYMRLLLSVLVLAIHSVQIAYGQQFYMEVIWSHFPSDGLAMTVLPMFFALSGFLVAGSLYRCRTLFSFMGLRFIRIYPALAVEVVLSAVVLGPLVTSLAWPEYFAAEEFARYLLNATGHVSNESMYLPGVFAGNPQEGLANGQLWTVPYELYCYIGLGLLTLLGARRDRRVLLLGLLAFLTLSVVKMGLNTGWHFDPWVGTVTGRALVLAFVCGVCLHAWREVIAVRFGFVLAGAVIAVIAFSLSGLGQYVGIFAISYVTVGLGLMNAPRLGVLKRADLSYGIFLYHFIIEQLVAYLLPGLREWYWITLVSLPVTALVAHLSWVLIERPALRLRRHVFALEGWAVGAMPALAGRGALR
- a CDS encoding transporter substrate-binding domain-containing protein gives rise to the protein MKSILLGTAALAMTASVALAQDVVRMGTEGAYPPYNFINDSGEVDGFERELGDELCTRAEVTCEWVTNDWDSIIPNLVSGNYDTIMAGMSITPERAEVIAFTQNYTQPDPSAYLVLSGMEDVDLKGAVIAAQTGTIQAAFVAEMGATLVEYATPDETVAAVRSGEADAVLADKSYLAPVADESDDVVLLEQEELIGGGVGMGLRQSDAELKEKFDAAIQSMKDDGSLNELLVKWEIGAPF
- a CDS encoding ABC transporter permease; this encodes MSCWETIADYGLRSIGIGERLLPRDNFTLCQQFTLIGSGMLWNIYFGIVSLITGFCLATALAMGKASKITPLRKLAEWVIFVFRGSPLFIQFFFAYFLFLSLKSVSPVFDPLTSAWLGAAIVLFFNTAAYSGEIFYGALLSVPKGDVEAADAYGFSGLPRFRRIVWPTMLRLAWPAYTNEAIFLFHATTLVFFSGFPAWQQRGDALYYANYFADKTFNPFIPYPILAGYFILLTLCVVGVFGLINKRLNRHLPKERRQKMRMRPRLLLR
- a CDS encoding ABC transporter ATP-binding protein, producing MTDPAPANAPANAKTLDPVIEIRDLHKAYGELEVLKGVSITAKRGDVVSLIGSSGSGKSTLLRCCNLLEDSQQGEILFKGEPVRWHGSGHNRRPADPKQVLRMRTNLSMVFQQFNLWAHMTILQNVMEAPLTVLGRPRAEVEAAARRYLDKVGIGDKADVFPAQLSGGQQQRAAIARGLCMEPEALLFDEPTSALDPELEQEVVKVIKDLAAEGRTMIIVTHDMKMAHDVSDHVVFLHKGRIEEEGAPAELFGAPKSERLQGFLRSTSHV
- a CDS encoding 23S rRNA (adenine(2030)-N(6))-methyltransferase RlmJ: MLSYQHAFHAGNLADLQKHALLAELLSYLTKKDKPLTYIETHAGRGLYDLTSDEAVKTGEAAQGIGAHAGIFGQDHPYLAALDAVRREHGPNAYPGSPLIASKLLRPNDKIHLAELHPQEHQALTLALRAPNVTLHRQDGFALAHSLCPPEPRRGVLLVDPPYELKQDYVEIPKFFRQINKKWNVGVLALWYPILSSAAHVPMLAALTEDFPDALCHEIRFPPVRENHRMIGSGMFVVNPPWGLSEAASALTDRLRRAKAAR
- a CDS encoding ABC transporter permease, translated to MFSWCTDPDAISGLSWLSCYLTTGKHMSIYVSVGTVLLLLAITAPVALAFGFGGAMAARSPFPPLSWLGKGYIAIVRGVPDIAFFLFFVIALDQFFEWIRHEVKCPDWDQPIRQGNDFVVCAEAKLPLSTAAQWVHETYGFSLAVLTFAIVFGAFAGNVLFGAMRAVPHAQLETAEAYGMTRRQTFWRILVPQMWVYALPGLSNLWMVLIKATPLLFLLGVEDIVYWARELGGSKTARFTDYPHPDWRVWYFAALLVFYLVFTRVSEIVLDRIMKRLTHGQATMGGEAQRKAS